A genomic region of Aspergillus oryzae RIB40 DNA, chromosome 1 contains the following coding sequences:
- a CDS encoding uncharacterized protein (predicted protein), translating to MSSPLRPQFFCARPNGTITPLVAVDELPSHISIRGVPRTLSANETQGMTSLGTVSPRAQTYVIDGLVSASTRASSGPRSRDFDLQASLMRLVSDENVPANQRLAVNALLQQGISQNWFMSNASTTSWLVPSSSGGTGSGSSRQGAHHNSKKEFCSYWIRHGECDYQQQGCLYKHEMPNDLPTLEKLGLRDIPRWYREKYGIPSLLPNGHGHPRSHASHGQHWKDDTVERGAMKSIQYPSRLEINGAIDSSDIEKASKQKGTHYLSSQQHATGATGPSRHAYQAVSSPKISTNPKHTHKHISGAVNSVPRRMDLLSFDSLLEYPTLDHMGGGMSGLPYPSPTDHAAIENVDRVKHEEFVRNLHSLMPAPIATSADYLSTSFEGAPTQPRSKKSQKSRRLYQPRSQMAMHDISMEKGEIDSFGTYHSHETASPSAVSVMSKETPISLLASPIPDPSHLGAASSEPPTRGASPSTHSGASFSSGSSPRAHRNQFKEKDSKTMQAPIGTKLVNRSTGSPVNYEF from the exons ATGTCATCTCCACTTCGCCCCCAGTTCTTCTGTGCCCGTCCAAATGGCACGATCACCCCCCTGGTTgctgttgatgagcttcccTCCCATATATCGATTCGAGGAGTCCCTCGTACACTGTCCGCCAACGAAACCCAGGGCATGACTAGCTTAGGCACCGTGAGTCCAAGAGCGCAAACCTACGTCATCGATGGCCTGGTGTCAGCGTCGACCCGCGCGTCTTCCGGTCCTCGTTCCCGTGACTTTGACCTACAGGCCTCTCTCATGAGACTCGTCTCTGATGAAAATGTTCCGGCAAACCAGCGCCTGGCCGTGAATGCCCTCCTTCAGCAAGGTATTTCCCAGAACTGGTTCATGTCCAACGCCTCGACCACTAGCTGGTTGGTTCCTAGCAGCAGTGGTGGCACAGGTAGCGGAAGTTCGAGGCAG GGCGCTCATCACaactcaaagaaagaatttTGTTCGTACTGGATCCGCCATGGCGAATGCGATTATCAGCAGCAAG GTTGTCTCTATAAGCACGAGATGCCCAATGACCTCCCCACCTTAGAAAAGCTTGGCCTTCGGGATATTCCACGTTGGTACCGCGAAAAATACGGCATTCCCAGCCTCCTGCCCAATGGACATGGTCACCCACGTTCTCACGCTAGTCATGGTCAACACTGGAAGGATGATACTGTGGAGCGTGGCGCTATGAAGTCGATCCAGTATCCTTCCCGCCTGGAGATCAATGGCGCGATCGATTCCTCGGATATCGAAAAGGCTTCTAAGCAGAAGGGTACTcattatctttcttctcaacaACATGCTACAGGGGCTACCGGACCATCTCGACATGCTTATCAGGCTGTGAGCTCGCCCAAGATCTCAACCAACCCTAAGCATACACACAAGCATATCTCCGGTGCGGTTAACTCAGTGCCCAGAAGGATGGATCTCCTGTCTTTTGATTCCCTCCTAGAATATCCAACCCTGGATCATATGGGAGGAGGTATGAGTGGTCTGCCTTACCCTAGTCCTACCGATCATGCCGCCATCGAGAACGTTGATAGGGTTAAGCACGAAGAGTTTGTTCGCAATCTTCACTCTCTTATGCCAGCTCCTATCGCCACGAGTGCCGACTACCTGTCAACTTCCTTTGAAGGTGCCCCGACCCAGCCACGCTCtaagaaaagccaaaagtCGCGCCGTCTCTACCAGCCCCGGTCCCAAATGGCTATGCACGATATAAGCATGGAAAAGGGCGAAATTGACTCCTTCGGTACCTATCATAGTCATGAAACTGCGTCCCCCAGTGCGGTTTCGGTCATGTCCAAGGAGACCCCCATCTCTCTGCTGGCGAGCCCCATCCCTGACCCTTCTCATCTGGGCGCCGCGTCCTCAGAGCCTCCAACTCGGGGCGCCTCTCCATCGACCCATTCTGGGGCCTCGTTCTCCTCTGGATCTAGCCCTCGGGCTCATCGCAATCAGTTCAAGGAAAAAGATTCCAAAACGATGCAGGCACCCATCGGCACCAAACTAGTCAACAGATCCACCGGATCCCCAGTCAATTATGAATTCTAA
- a CDS encoding mitochondrial 37S ribosomal protein mS35 (predicted protein) — MSCEKFTTRAQNKRYLADTVNSLIKEAKEGDAFADIPLDLRHHKPKTKLQFPDSWKLTPERKKQIEARRAERLRLEKERAGIIDGKAVIADAARVLPALNPALRAKATEERERVAVRVTDLLIQCIILIHLHTYTLLLLSISTMILILAKSSCIK, encoded by the exons ATGTCCTGCGAGAAGTTTACCACTCGTGCTCAGAATAAGCGTTACCTGGCCGATACCGTAAACTCACTGATCAAGGAGGCgaaggaaggagatgcaTTCGCCGACATTCCCCTTGATCTCCGTCACCACAAGCCGAAGACCAAGCTCCAATTCCCCGACTCCTGGAAGTTGACCCCGGAGCGCAAGAAACAAATCGAAGCTCGCCGTGCTGAGAGACTACgcctggagaaggaaagagcGGGCATCATTGATGGCAAGGCGGTCATCGCCGACGCGGCCCGGGTCTTGCCAGCATTGAACCCTGCCTTGAGGGCCAAGGCAACtgaagagcgagagaggGTTGCTGTTCGGGTCACTG ACTTACTTATCCAATGTATTATACTCATTCATCTTCATACATACACCTTATTACTCCTTTCAATTAGTACCATGATACTGATCTTGGCCAAGTCTTCCTGTATAAAGTAG
- a CDS encoding uncharacterized protein (predicted protein), translating to MLRGQILGAQLDDDLVLGGVRLAHVCGVAEAENVRLGREGERLGKIYPGISGDGEQTRMKHLRLRNGISQAAILAYSLISRCTSSSAWAIDVISSSLNSSSASSTRANSSSSSSPQNPTRFSRTSSNRMGYSLSIWFTLFSSSANAAARFCGSLNSSTIRRFSASNCSRSSGASMSYIDRSSLESRSGEYSAIEGSSSGRGSRGAGGTGGSSDTKLGVVAENERYGIAIGPLRAMDKADRPRYLAAEAIAMGVLGWGLLEQDSAMFFCGLKFARMH from the coding sequence ATGCTTAGGGGTCAAATCCTGGGAGCTCAGCTCGACGACGACCTTGTTCTCGGCGGGGTGCGACTCGCCCATGTATGTGGTGTAGCGGAAGCGGAGAATGTGAGACTGGGGAGGGAGGGTGAACGGCTTGGCAAGATCTACCCAGGGATTAGCGGGGATGGGGAACAGACTCGGATGAAGCACTTACGGCTCAGAAATGGCATATCCCAAGCGGCAATTCTAGCGTATTCTCTGATCTCGCGGTGTACCTCGAGTTCCGCATGGGCCATCGACGTGATATCGTCGTCGTTGAACTCCTCATCAGCGTCCTCGACTAGGGCGaattcatcgtcttcctcgtcaccCCAGAATCCAACTCGCTTCTCCCGCACATCGTCAAACCGCATGGGATATTCCTTATCGATCTGGTTCACGCTCTTCTCGAGCTCCGCGAACGCGGCCGCTCGCTTCTGCGGGTCATTGAACTCCTCCACCATCCGGCGGTTCTCGGCGTCGAATTGCTCCCGTTCTTCGGGAGCCAGCATGTCATACATTGACCGTTCCTCCTTGGAAAGTAGATCGGGGGAGTACTCCGCCATAGAAGGCAGTTCCTCCGGACGGGGTTCTCGGGGAGCAGGCGGCACTGGTGGATCTTCTGACACGAAACTGGGCGTAGTGGCGGAGAATGAGCGGTATGGGATCGCAATTGGGCCTCTCCGGGCCATGGACAAGGCCGACCGGCCCAGGTATCTTGCTGCTGAGGCCATTGCGATGGGGGTGTTGGGCTGGGGTTTGCTTGAACAGGACTCGGCGATGTTTTTCTGCGGATTGAAGTTCGCACGGATGCACTAA
- the alg13 gene encoding N-acetylglucosaminyldiphosphodolichol N-acetylglucosaminyltransferase catalytic subunit ALG13 (predicted protein), giving the protein MAPQDHDRPMKLCFVTVGATASFHLLLQAILDDKFLAALHEANYTHLLVQYGKDSQALFEELLSKYPPGSPSRHGIEIDGFDFNHAGLDREMRLAQARPDEGRNGGLVISHAGSGSILGALRLGVPLVVVPNTTLKDNHQVELARELQKQGYVIASGHQEVYVAVERAEALRARMLAWPPVNGANQKRHRTLEQVMSDELGFLD; this is encoded by the exons ATGGCACCGCAGGACCATGACCGCCCTATGAAGCTATGCTTCGTCACAGTGGGAGCTACGGCTTCTTTTCATTTACTTCTGCAGGCCATATTGGATGACAAATTTTTAGCTGCCTTGCATGAAGCAAACTATACGCATCTCCTAGTTCAATACGGGAAGGACAGTCAAGCTCtctttgaagagcttctCAGCAAATATCCCCCTGGGAGCCCGAGTCGGCACGGTATTGAGATCGACGGGTTCGATTTCAATCATGCAGGTCTAGACAGGGAGATGAGGCTTGCTCAAGCAAGACCTGACGAAGGTCGAAATGGGGGGTTAGTTATCAGTCATGCAG GATCGGGCAGTATCCTGGGCGCACTACGATTAGGAGTGCCACTTGTAGTTGTTCCCAATACGACCTTGAAGGACAACCATCAGGTAGAACTGGCCCGTGAGTTGCAGAAGCAAGGATATGTCATTGCTAGCGGACATCA GGAGGTGTATGTTGCTGTAGAGCGCGCAGAGGCACTACGGGCTCGCATGCTGGCTTGGCCGCCTGTCAATGGAGCAAATCAGAAACGTCATCGCACGCTGGAGCAAGTGATGTCGGATGAATTGGGCTTCTTGGATTAA
- a CDS encoding actin-related protein ArpA (actin and related proteins), with protein sequence MAEATLHNAPIVIDNGSGTIRAGFAGEEVPSCFFPSFVGRPKHPRVMAGGLEGDVFIGSRAQELRGLLKIRYPLEHGIVTDWDDMEKIWHYVYENELKTLPEEHPVLLTEPPLNPRKNRDTAAQIMFETFNVPALYTSIQAVLSLYASGRTTGVVLDSGDGVSHAVPVYEGFAIPNSIRRIDVAGRDVTEQLQLLLRKNGHVLYTSAEKEVVRKIKEEVCYVSLDPKREEKEWMNSYHKSETKAVDYRLPDGHKIKIGQERYRAPEILFDPELIGLEYPGVHQIVQDAITRTDLDLRKDLYLNIVLSGGSTLCKNFPDRLMREIKRLAVEDMKIRISAPAERKYTTWIGGGILAGLSTFRKMWVSADEWHEDPEIIHRKFA encoded by the exons ATGGCCGAGGCCACCCTTCATAACGCCCCCATTGTCATCGACAATGGCAGCGGGACAATCCGCGCCGGTTTCGCAGGAGAGGAAGTCCCCTCATGTTTCTTCCCGTCGTTCGTCGGTCGGCCAAAACACCCGCGGGTGATGGCCGGCGGTCTAGAAGGAGATGTCTTCATCGGATCGCGAGCACAGGAGCTGCGCGGCCTGTTGAAGATCCGGTACCCGCTGGAACACGGCATCGTAACGGACTGGGACGACATGGAGAAAATCTGGCACTACGTCTACGAGAACGAGTTGAAAACGCTGCCCGAAGAGCACCCCGTCCTCCTGACTGAGCCGCCGCTCAATCCCCGCAAGAACCGCGATACAGCGGCCCAAATTATGTTCGAGACGTTCAATGTGCCGGCTCTCTATACGTCGATTCAGGCCGTGCTGTCGCTGTACGCGTCCGGCCGGACGACCGGTGTGGTCTTGGATTCAGGGGATGGTGTCTCCCATGCGGTGCCGGTGTATGAAGGTTTTGCGATCCCGAACAGTATACGGCGGATTGATGTCGCGGGGCGAGATGTTACGGAACAGTTGCAGTTGTTGCTCCGCAAGAATGGACATGTACTGTATACAAGTgctgagaaggaggttgTCCGgaagatcaaggaggaggTGTGCTATGTTTCGTTGGATCCGAAgcgtgaagagaaggagtgGATGAACAGTTATCATAAATCGGAGACTAAGGCCGTGGACTACAGGTTGCCTGATGGCCATAAGATCAAG ATTGGTCAAGAACGCTACCGTGCTCCCGAGATCCTTTTCGACCCCGAGCTGATCGGCCTGGAGTATCCTGGTGTTCATCAGATCGTTCAGGATGCAATTACCCGCACAGACCTGGACCTGCGCAAAGATCTATATCTCAACATTGTCCTGTCGGGAGGCTCGACGCTATGCAAGAACTTCCCAGACCGACTGATGCGCGAGATCAAGCGATTGGCTGTTGAAGACATGAAGATCCGTATCTCTGCACCGGCCGAGCGGAAATACACGACCTGGATCGGAGGAGGAATCTTGGCTGGTTTGAGCACGTTCCGCAAG ATGTGGGTTAGCGCAGACGAATGGCACGAAGATCCGGAGATCATCCATCGGAAATTCGCCTAA
- a CDS encoding DUF3602 domain-containing protein (predicted protein): protein MGIILEFCYDAIMPPVPFCGEILSLSRRRHESPRKTTNYQIIIIRISIMPATVNYRVVEPHPSVSRPALHTARGGAGNIISLKNTKTTPSQTATGPPSLTRLDSHVPPVYKSGRGGAGNVHSSSERAIFSFDEELERDLRRAAPVYHVGRGGAGNMVYSDNGSTLSRKFSASSNATSSSTGSTSSTREKALRGLEKGWGKLRGMA, encoded by the exons ATGGGAATCATATTAGAATTTTGCTATGATGCAATCATGCCGCCGGTTCCCTTTTGCGGGGAAattctttccttgtctaGAAGGAGGCATGAGAGTCCCAGAAAAACAACTAATTATcaaattataataattagGATTT CAATTATGCCAGCAACCGTGAATTACCGGGTCGTTGAGCCCCATCCTTCCGTTTCGCGCCCAGCTCTTCATACAGCTCGCGGCGGCGCAGGCAACATCATCAGCCTGAAGAACACCAAGACCACCCCTTCACAGACGGCCACCGGTCCCCCATCCTTGACACGTCTGGACTCTCACGTCCCTCCCGTCTACAAGTCCGGCCGTGGCGGTGCTGGAAACGTCCACAGCAGCAGTGAGCGCgccatcttcagcttcgacGAGGAACTCGAACGGGACCTTCGTCGCGCCGCTCCAGTCTACCACGTCGGCCGCGGTGGTGCCGGAAATATGGTCTACAGCGACAATGGAAGCACCCTGAGCCGCAAGTTCTCCGCCAGTAGCAATGCCACGTCGAGTAGCACGGGGTCGACCAGCTCTACTCGGGAGAAGGCCCTGCGCGGCTTAGAGAAGGGCTGGGGCAAGTTGAGAGGAATGGCATAG
- a CDS encoding fungal specific transcription factor domain-containing protein (predicted protein) translates to MAMTMGLHRDPRVFPGLAPFQAEMRSRLWTTILELVVHGSIDSSSMPLMISPQDFDNHVPHNINDADLWPATQEFSTPKPLKQFTESSIQLLMRQSLPIRMEAAKLINSSNLEQSYNAVLQIATDLQKACRDLATYFQLHWPQYSGETDLHRKFLDMQIRRYILLLHRPYMLQAQHNPRFYLSRKICGESAMIIASYAESLQLPSQNLDDLSRLMVMSTGPFCGALHLDIITVLGLEVTSQLKETATGSSEPGQLTMDPLAEMSKAQREPMIRILEHINDQMLQVVALGIARFKRYIFLSVVLCQIRALESGTRDIRPLMIKAVQESVKNCYMAVQSSQSVSTPQGPIETLICTESPPGLDFNLMVSRKLHLLTERFLTLLGS, encoded by the coding sequence ATGGCTATGACTATGGGATTACATAGAGACCCTCGAGTCTTTCCAGGCTTAGCACCATTTCAAGCAGAGATGCGGAGTAGGCTTTGGACGACTATCCTGGAACTGGTGGTTCATGGATCTATCGACTCATCTTCAATGCCACTAATGATTTCGCCTCAGGACTTCGATAACCATGTGCCTCATAACATCAATGATGCAGACCTATGGCCAGCTACCCAGGAATTCTCTACCCCAAAACCACTGAAACAGTTTACCGAGTCCTCTATTCAATTATTGATGCGACAATCTCTGCCAATCCGTATGGAGGCAGCCAAACTGATCAACAGCTCTAACTTGGAGCAGTCATATAATGCCGTGCTTCAGATTGCAACAGACCTACAAAAAGCCTGCCGTGATCTCGCAACCTACTTCCAACTGCACTGGCCGCAGTACTCAGGCGAGACTGATCTACATAGGAAGTTCCTCGATATGCAAATTCGCCGCTATATCCTACTGCTCCACCGGCCTTACATGTTACAGGCTCAGCATAATCCACGGTTCTACCTCTCTCGGAAGATCTGTGGGGAGTCGGCTATGATCATCGCATCATATGCTGAAAGTCTTCAGCTCCCTTCCCAGAACCTTGATGACCTGTCACGTCTCATGGTAATGAGCACTGGGCCATTTTGTGGTGCTCTCCACCTCGACATTATTACTGTTCTAGGGCTGGAGGTAACGAGTCAGCTCAAAGAAACAGCTACAGGATCATCAGAACCTGGTCAGCTCACTATGGACCCTCTAGCCGAGATGTCCAAAGCACAACGAGAGCCCATGATCCGCATCCTGGAGCATATCAATGATCAGATGCTTCAGGTTGTTGCCCTAGGCATTGCGAGGTTCAAGCGATACATCTTTCTCTCAGTCGTACTTTGCCAAATAAGAGCATTGGAGTCTGGCACAAGAGACATCCGGCCATTGATGATCAAAGCAGTCCAGGAGAGTGTGAAGAACTGCTATATGGCGGTCCAGTCGTCTCAGTCTGTCAGTACCCCGCAGGGCCCAATTGAGACGTTGATCTGTACCGAGTCGCCACCTGGGCTAGATTTTAACCTTATGGTAAGTCGGAAGCTTCATCTTCTAACAGAACGCTTTCTAACTCTACTAGGATCCTAA
- a CDS encoding uncharacterized protein (predicted protein), protein MGLQDVQANCHPLHSASPHQEDQTVPRACPLLQEQRVSPSHPPSPKPQAPQAVSHLSPTCPQETSPSPHHQAASPRTSKSQLPVLPASRQCPVPSLANLVSAPVLPPVFPVPRAKRADMRPRLVQAQRVSPDRHRDWASLVDLFRGWMGMSNYWGFMLGVYAANLNYTLPCSFYIFLLLKAVEFWDGQRPAS, encoded by the exons ATGGGACTCCAGGACGTCCAGGCCAACTGCCACCCCCTCCATTCGGCTTCCCCCCACCAGGAGGACCAAACGGTGCCCCGGGCATGCCCCCTC CTCCAGGAGCAAAGGGTCTCCCCTTCCCACCCCCCTTCCCCCAAGCCTCAGGCGCCCCAGGCAGTCTCCCACCTCTCCCCAACATGCCCGCAGGAAACGTCCCCTTCCCCCCACCACCAGGCGGCTTCCCCCCGAACTTCCAAATCCCAGCTCCCGGTGCTCCCGGCTTCCCGCCAATGCCCGGTGCCATCCCTGGCCAACCTGGTTTCAGCCCCAGTTCTACCCCCGGTATTTCCGGTCCCCCGGGCCAAGAGGGCGGATATGCGCCCCCGCCTGGTGCAGGCTCAGCGGGTCTCCCCGGACCGCCACCGGGATTGGGCGAGCCTCGTTGATTTGTTTCgtggatggatgggaatgtCTAACTATTGGGGTTTTATGCTTGGGGTTTATGCTGCAAATTTAAACTATACCTTGCCTTgctctttttatatttttcttttgttaaaG GCTGTTGAGTTCTGGGATGGACAACGTCCGGCTTCATAA